A region of Pongo pygmaeus isolate AG05252 chromosome 15, NHGRI_mPonPyg2-v2.0_pri, whole genome shotgun sequence DNA encodes the following proteins:
- the LOC134738118 gene encoding olfactory receptor 4M1 yields METANYTKVTEFVLTGLSQTREVQLVLFVIFLSFYLFILPGNILIICTIRLDPHLTSMYFLLANLAFLDIWYSSITAPKMLIDFFVERKIISFGGCIAQLFFLHFVGASEMFLLTVMAFDRYAAICRPLHYATIMNPRLCCILVALSWMGGFIHSIIQVALIVRLPFCGPNELDSYFCDITQVVRIACANTFPEELVMICSSGLISVVCFIALLMSYAFLLALLKKHSGSGEDTNRAMSTCYSHITIVVLMFGPSIYIYARPFDSFSLDKVVSVFHTIIFPLLNPIIYTLRNKEVKAAMRKLVTKYILCKEK; encoded by the coding sequence ATGGAAACTGCAAATTACACCAAGGTGACAGAATTTGTTCTCACTGGCCTGTCCCAGACTCGGGAGGTCCAACTAGTCCTATTTGTTATATTTCTATCCTTCTATTTGTTCATCCTACCAGGAAATATCCTTATCATTTGCACCATCAGGCTAGACCCTCATCTGACTTCTATGTATTTCCTGTTGGCTAATCTGGCCTTCCTTGATATTTGGTACTCTTCCATTACAGCCCCTAAAATGCTCATAGACTTCTTTGTGGAGAGGAAGATAATTTCCTTTGGTGGATGCATTGCACAGCTCTTCTTCTTACACTTTGTTGGGGCTTCGGAGATGTTCTTGCTCACAGTGATGGCCTTTGACCGCTATGCTGCTATCTGCCGACCCCTCCACTATGCTACCATCATGAATCCACGTCTCTGCTGTATCCTGGTGGCTCTCTCCTGGATGGGGGGCTTCATTCATTCTATAATACAGGTGGCTCTCATTGTTCGACTTCCTTTCTGTGGGCCCAATGAGTTAGACAGTTACTTCTGTGACATCACACAGGTTGTCCGGATTGCCTGTGCCAACACCTTCCCAGAGGAGTTAGTGATGATCTGTAGTAGTGGTCTGATCTCTGTGGTGTGTTTTATTGCTCTGTTAATGTCCTATGCCTTCCTTCTGGCCTTGCTCAAGAAACATTCAGGCTCAGGTGAGGATACCAACAGGGCCATGTCCACCTGCTATTCCCACATTACCATTGTGGTGCTAATGTTTGGGCCATCCATCTACATTTATGCTCGCCCATTTGACTCATTTTCCCTAGATAAAGTGGTGTCTGTGTTTCATACTATAATATTCCCTTTACTTAATCCCATTATTTACACATTGAGAAACAAGGAAGTAAAGGCAGCCATGAGGAAGTTGGTCACCAAATATATTTTGTGTAAAGAGAAGTGA